The Miltoncostaea oceani genome includes a region encoding these proteins:
- a CDS encoding CaiB/BaiF CoA transferase family protein, with protein sequence MSAPLEGVRVIDLTHHLGGPLATMALAQLGADVVKVEPPEGDQWRAVDDVRGESRVFHAVNRGKRGVVLDLGTEEGRAALHRLVDGADVLVHSFAPGVAERLGAGAAELTGRNPRLVHCSLSAFGPGGRRGTDVALQSESGLVAANGGRVMPVPAHDTVAPWIMVSGILAALLERERSGRGQVVETSLLEASAALAAHRLIEEDSGEPLFNRFVGALYRTYRTADGAVALACYAPRLHARALTALGLGHLLDDPRFADLPSRARHSDELAVLIGERLAAEPSANWLTALDAAGLPHGEVADRPFSLLDHPDAAAIGLVVEVDDPTLGRERATGPPLRFSRTPPRPGGPAPRLGEHTAEVVGVSVGAGGGR encoded by the coding sequence GTGAGCGCGCCGCTGGAGGGGGTCCGGGTGATCGACCTGACCCACCACCTCGGCGGGCCGCTCGCGACGATGGCGTTGGCGCAGCTGGGGGCGGACGTGGTGAAGGTCGAGCCGCCCGAGGGGGACCAGTGGCGCGCCGTCGACGACGTGCGCGGCGAGAGCCGGGTCTTCCACGCCGTGAACCGGGGCAAGCGCGGCGTCGTCCTCGACCTGGGGACGGAGGAGGGGCGCGCGGCGCTCCACCGCCTCGTCGACGGCGCCGACGTCCTCGTCCACTCCTTCGCCCCCGGCGTCGCGGAGCGCCTGGGCGCGGGCGCGGCGGAGCTGACGGGGCGGAACCCGCGGCTCGTGCACTGCAGCCTGTCGGCGTTCGGGCCGGGCGGGCGGCGGGGGACGGACGTCGCCCTCCAGTCGGAGAGCGGCCTCGTCGCGGCGAACGGCGGCCGGGTGATGCCGGTCCCCGCCCACGACACCGTCGCCCCGTGGATCATGGTGTCCGGGATCCTCGCCGCCCTCCTCGAACGCGAGCGGAGCGGCCGCGGCCAGGTGGTGGAGACGTCCCTCCTCGAGGCCTCCGCCGCCCTCGCCGCGCACCGCCTCATCGAGGAGGACTCCGGCGAGCCGCTCTTCAACCGCTTCGTCGGGGCGCTGTACCGGACGTACCGCACCGCCGACGGGGCGGTCGCCCTCGCCTGCTACGCCCCCCGCCTCCACGCCCGCGCGCTCACCGCCCTCGGCCTCGGCCACCTCCTCGACGACCCCCGCTTCGCCGACCTCCCCTCCCGGGCGCGGCACTCGGACGAGCTCGCCGTGCTGATCGGGGAGCGATTGGCCGCGGAGCCGTCGGCCAATTGGCTGACCGCCCTCGACGCCGCCGGCCTCCCCCACGGCGAGGTGGCGGACCGCCCGTTCTCCCTGCTCGACCACCCCGATGCGGCGGCGATCGGCCTCGTGGTGGAGGTCGATGACCCGACGTTGGGGAGGGAGCGGGCGACGGGACCGCCGCTGAGGTTCTCCCGGACGCCCCCGCGGCCGGGTGGTCCGGCGCCCCGCCTCGGCGAGCACACCGCCGAGGTCGTCGGCGTCTCCGTCGGCGCGGGGGGCGGGCGATGA
- a CDS encoding nuclear transport factor 2 family protein: MTDPVSRLVEAIDMKDAAGIRAVYAPEARFVGMTPNTFQRADGAEAVAAKVAEWFTTWEEDPSFAFLGTVRDGERAVVEFERTSTYEGNPWVSRQAHVMRVGPAGITDHRVYCCGPREGTAELAAVYAGSAS, from the coding sequence ATGACCGACCCCGTCTCACGCCTCGTCGAGGCGATCGACATGAAGGACGCCGCCGGGATCCGCGCCGTCTACGCGCCGGAGGCGCGGTTCGTGGGGATGACGCCGAACACGTTCCAGCGTGCCGACGGCGCGGAGGCGGTCGCGGCGAAGGTGGCGGAGTGGTTCACGACGTGGGAGGAGGACCCGTCGTTCGCGTTCCTCGGCACCGTCCGCGACGGCGAGCGCGCCGTGGTGGAGTTCGAGCGCACCAGCACCTACGAGGGGAACCCGTGGGTGTCGCGCCAGGCGCACGTGATGCGCGTCGGGCCGGCCGGCATCACGGACCACCGGGTGTACTGCTGCGGCCCGCGGGAGGGGACGGCCGAGCTGGCCGCCGTGTACGCGGGGTCGGCGTCGTGA
- a CDS encoding ATP-binding protein, giving the protein MLTARLFGGLRVWIDERPLPPLPGLRPRALLAQLLLDPTPQPRARLAGRFWPDVLDTSARASLRSALWTVREALDAVGGSAYLDAGRAHVGIAGDLPRDVDTERFADLAARRDDPAALEEAVALAAGPLLADLADEWVLDAQDAHRAALVDVLRRLARLAEDAGDLPAAVRWTRAVVAEERFDEGAHRDLMRLLDACGERAQALDGYDRLRRLLASDLGIVPSPATRELARALRGDGPPAPAAPAPAPASRRPPPPRSAPVGRRHERAVLRGAWEAAASGAGGLAVVAGHGGIGKSCLVDDLAAAARAEGALVARGDALDIEGAPPLAPWSEAVRTLVEAVPAPDGAAWPGDLARLSPAVATAWGRPPGDAAPAPGLERILVFEAVAELVAWAARRAPVLLVLEDLHTADPATCALLAHVARRLAGVPALIVATRRPAPDAGGLDAAVDAVRPRLRVDDVALGPLDPEATAAVVAGHAPGLAADAVDRVARAAGGNPLLAREAARAAAAGRDPAEGLRAAVRRPLARLAPSSRPLVDAVAAAGRALPAEEAGRVAPGGLGEALADAQAQGLLVRDDDGRVRFAHDLLRDACYAEIGDARRAAAHRRLAAALGAHSGRRAGEVARHHLRGGDPETARRYLAEAARDARALGALDEAAAYLTEAAAMAGGDAVGRAELWLALAEVHAWRADRPAMDAAFARAEARLSEAGDARGLAYAHASRGRWLHTTLCHPAEALAASRRALAVIDGGRLPVPEVRLLALTGAAWAEAVAGDPAEAARLADAARAMPEADGDVALEAELEHARGTALLRAGDAVAAGEVCERAASLAHAAGRADMAALCLLTASTAAACAGQVERVLALADRLDGWAWPGVGLQAQMAAARAHALARLGRHGEAVAAAREAVAAADRAGDAINRPLAALDLGLVLLESGDPDAAAASLREALDAPAAPVPRALARLRLAEALVRAGDPAAARTALDEVPFEPARAADMVESLVPRIAHVRALLAAGGGDATEAARRLDEAEAGWRRLAASPRAGEAVAAVLVDLGRPPVAGLVDPVHELARVAADRAPTPVAGSV; this is encoded by the coding sequence ATGCTCACCGCCCGGCTCTTCGGGGGACTGCGCGTCTGGATCGACGAACGGCCGCTGCCGCCGCTTCCGGGCCTCCGACCGCGCGCGCTGCTCGCCCAGCTCCTCCTCGACCCGACGCCTCAGCCGCGGGCGCGCCTCGCCGGGCGGTTCTGGCCGGACGTCCTCGACACCAGCGCCCGCGCGTCGCTGCGCAGCGCCCTCTGGACGGTGCGGGAGGCCCTCGACGCCGTCGGCGGCTCCGCCTACCTCGACGCCGGCCGCGCCCACGTCGGCATCGCCGGTGACCTGCCCCGCGACGTCGACACCGAGCGCTTCGCCGACCTCGCCGCCCGCCGTGACGACCCGGCGGCGCTGGAGGAGGCCGTCGCCCTCGCCGCGGGGCCCCTGCTCGCCGACCTCGCCGACGAATGGGTGCTCGACGCCCAGGACGCCCACCGGGCCGCGCTCGTCGACGTCCTGCGCCGCCTCGCCCGCCTCGCCGAGGACGCGGGCGACCTGCCCGCCGCGGTCCGCTGGACACGCGCCGTCGTCGCCGAGGAGCGCTTCGACGAGGGGGCGCACCGCGACCTCATGCGACTCCTCGACGCGTGCGGGGAGCGGGCGCAGGCCCTCGACGGGTACGACCGCCTCCGGCGGCTGCTCGCCTCCGACCTCGGCATCGTCCCGTCGCCCGCCACCCGGGAGCTCGCCCGCGCACTCCGCGGCGACGGGCCCCCCGCACCGGCCGCGCCGGCCCCCGCACCGGCGTCGCGGCGGCCGCCGCCGCCGCGGTCGGCGCCCGTCGGCCGCCGGCACGAGCGGGCGGTCCTGCGCGGGGCGTGGGAGGCCGCGGCGTCCGGCGCCGGCGGCCTCGCGGTGGTGGCGGGCCACGGCGGCATCGGCAAGTCGTGCCTCGTCGACGACCTCGCCGCCGCGGCCCGGGCGGAGGGTGCGCTCGTCGCCCGCGGCGACGCGCTCGACATCGAGGGCGCCCCGCCGCTCGCGCCCTGGTCGGAGGCCGTCCGCACCCTCGTCGAGGCGGTGCCCGCCCCGGACGGCGCGGCGTGGCCGGGTGACCTCGCGCGGCTCAGCCCCGCCGTCGCGACCGCGTGGGGCCGGCCGCCCGGTGACGCGGCGCCCGCCCCCGGGCTCGAGCGGATCCTGGTGTTCGAGGCGGTCGCCGAGCTCGTCGCGTGGGCCGCGCGCCGGGCGCCGGTGCTCCTGGTGCTGGAGGACCTCCACACCGCCGACCCGGCCACGTGCGCGCTGCTCGCCCACGTCGCCCGCCGGCTCGCGGGCGTCCCCGCCCTCATCGTCGCCACGCGGCGCCCCGCGCCGGACGCCGGCGGCCTCGACGCGGCGGTCGACGCGGTCCGCCCCCGGCTGCGCGTCGATGACGTCGCGCTCGGCCCGCTCGACCCGGAGGCCACCGCCGCCGTCGTCGCCGGGCACGCCCCGGGGCTCGCCGCGGACGCCGTCGACCGGGTCGCCCGGGCGGCGGGAGGCAACCCGCTGCTCGCGCGGGAGGCGGCACGGGCCGCCGCCGCGGGCCGCGACCCCGCCGAGGGCCTGCGCGCCGCCGTCCGCCGGCCCCTCGCCCGCCTCGCCCCGTCGTCGCGCCCGCTCGTCGATGCCGTCGCCGCCGCGGGCCGGGCCCTCCCCGCCGAGGAGGCCGGGCGGGTCGCGCCCGGTGGGCTCGGGGAGGCCCTCGCCGACGCGCAGGCGCAGGGCCTGCTCGTCCGCGACGACGACGGGCGCGTCCGGTTCGCCCACGACCTGCTCCGCGACGCCTGCTACGCCGAGATCGGCGACGCCCGCCGCGCCGCCGCGCACCGGCGGCTCGCGGCGGCCCTCGGCGCGCACAGCGGCCGCCGGGCGGGCGAGGTCGCCCGCCACCACCTGCGGGGCGGCGACCCCGAGACGGCGCGGCGGTACCTCGCCGAGGCCGCGCGCGACGCCCGGGCGCTCGGCGCCCTGGACGAGGCCGCCGCGTACCTCACCGAGGCGGCCGCCATGGCGGGCGGCGACGCCGTCGGCCGCGCCGAGCTGTGGCTCGCGCTCGCCGAGGTCCACGCGTGGCGGGCCGACCGCCCGGCGATGGACGCGGCGTTCGCACGCGCCGAGGCGCGGCTGTCGGAGGCCGGCGACGCCCGCGGCCTCGCGTACGCCCACGCCTCGCGTGGACGCTGGCTGCACACCACCCTCTGCCACCCCGCGGAGGCCCTCGCCGCGAGCCGCCGGGCGCTCGCCGTCATCGACGGCGGCCGCCTCCCGGTGCCGGAGGTGCGGCTGCTGGCCCTCACCGGCGCGGCCTGGGCGGAGGCCGTCGCCGGCGACCCCGCCGAGGCGGCCCGGCTCGCCGACGCCGCCCGCGCGATGCCCGAGGCCGACGGCGACGTCGCGCTGGAGGCCGAGCTGGAGCACGCACGCGGGACGGCGCTCCTGCGCGCCGGCGACGCCGTCGCCGCGGGGGAGGTGTGCGAACGGGCCGCGTCGCTCGCCCACGCCGCCGGGCGCGCCGACATGGCCGCGCTCTGCCTGCTGACCGCCTCGACGGCCGCGGCCTGCGCCGGGCAGGTGGAGCGGGTCCTGGCGCTCGCCGACCGCCTCGACGGCTGGGCGTGGCCGGGCGTCGGGCTGCAGGCCCAGATGGCGGCGGCCCGCGCGCACGCCCTCGCCCGCCTCGGCCGCCACGGGGAGGCCGTCGCCGCCGCGCGCGAGGCCGTCGCGGCGGCCGACCGGGCGGGGGACGCGATCAACCGTCCCCTCGCGGCGCTCGACCTCGGCCTGGTGCTGCTCGAGTCCGGGGATCCCGACGCGGCGGCCGCGTCCCTGCGCGAGGCGCTCGACGCCCCCGCGGCGCCCGTGCCCCGCGCCCTCGCCCGCCTGCGGCTCGCCGAGGCGCTCGTGCGCGCCGGAGACCCGGCGGCCGCGCGGACGGCGCTCGACGAGGTGCCCTTCGAGCCGGCCCGCGCCGCCGACATGGTCGAGTCGCTCGTGCCGCGCATCGCCCACGTCCGGGCGCTGCTGGCGGCGGGCGGCGGCGACGCGACCGAGGCGGCGCGCCGCCTCGACGAGGCGGAGGCGGGCTGGCGGCGCCTCGCGGCGTCGCCGCGGGCCGGTGAGGCGGTCGCCGCGGTGCTGGTCGACCTCGGCCGCCCGCCCGTCGCGGGGCTCGTCGACCCGGTCCACGAGTTGGCGCGCGTCGCGGCCGACCGCGCGCCCACCCCCGTGGCAGGATCCGTCTGA
- a CDS encoding glucose-6-phosphate dehydrogenase, producing the protein MISRMIVLGAGGDLAARLLLPALAGLRAHGRLPDDLAIVGVDRAAMDDATFRAHVRTAVGVHGDAAARSAAEALAGSCTYRRGDATDPDALRAALADGEGPAVVYLALPPPVFAPAIRAAAEAGLPEGSRMVVEKPFGEDLASAQALNALLRDVLPEDAIHRVDHFLGKQTVQNLLGLRFANRLFEPIWNREHIERVDVVWDETLALEGRAGYYDRAGALRDMIQNHLLQVLTLVAMEPPPTLHERDLRDRKVDLLRSIRTPDDVAAQTVRARYTAGDAVGGPVPDYASEEGVDPARGTETFAAVTLWVDTWRWSGVPFTLRSGKALGALRQEVAIRFRPVPHLAFGQGQHPEPNVLLLGLAPDRLELSVTVNGPGEPFTVEEVTLAAHLAPQDVSAYGRVILDVLAGDPTLSIRGDEAEECWRIVGPILDAWRTGVPGLRDYTAGSDGPVSPGWPPPAR; encoded by the coding sequence GTGATCTCGCGGATGATCGTGCTCGGTGCCGGCGGCGACCTGGCGGCCCGCCTGCTGCTGCCGGCCCTCGCGGGCCTGCGGGCCCACGGGCGCCTGCCGGACGACCTCGCGATCGTGGGGGTGGACCGGGCCGCGATGGACGACGCGACGTTCCGCGCCCACGTGCGCACCGCGGTCGGCGTGCACGGCGACGCGGCGGCGCGGTCGGCGGCGGAGGCGCTCGCCGGGTCCTGCACGTACCGGCGCGGCGACGCGACCGACCCCGACGCCCTGCGTGCGGCGCTCGCCGACGGGGAGGGGCCCGCGGTGGTCTACCTGGCGCTGCCGCCACCGGTCTTCGCGCCCGCCATCCGCGCCGCCGCCGAGGCGGGCCTGCCGGAGGGCAGCCGCATGGTGGTCGAGAAGCCGTTCGGGGAGGACCTCGCGTCCGCGCAGGCGCTGAACGCGTTGCTGCGGGACGTCCTGCCGGAGGACGCGATCCACCGCGTCGACCACTTCCTCGGCAAGCAGACGGTGCAGAACCTGCTGGGCCTGCGGTTCGCGAACCGCCTGTTCGAGCCGATCTGGAACCGCGAGCACATCGAGCGCGTCGACGTGGTGTGGGACGAGACCCTCGCCCTGGAGGGGCGCGCCGGGTACTACGACCGCGCGGGCGCGCTGCGGGACATGATCCAGAACCACCTGCTGCAGGTGCTGACGCTGGTGGCGATGGAGCCGCCGCCGACCCTCCACGAACGGGACCTGCGGGACCGCAAGGTCGACCTGCTGCGGTCGATCCGGACACCCGACGACGTCGCCGCCCAGACGGTGCGGGCCCGGTACACGGCGGGTGACGCCGTCGGCGGCCCGGTCCCCGACTACGCGTCGGAGGAGGGCGTCGACCCGGCGCGGGGCACGGAGACGTTCGCCGCCGTCACCCTCTGGGTGGACACGTGGCGCTGGTCGGGCGTGCCGTTCACGTTGCGCAGCGGGAAGGCCTTGGGGGCGTTGCGGCAGGAGGTCGCCATCCGGTTCCGGCCCGTCCCCCACCTCGCCTTCGGGCAGGGCCAGCACCCCGAGCCGAACGTGCTGCTCCTCGGGCTCGCCCCGGACCGCCTGGAGCTGTCGGTGACGGTCAACGGCCCCGGGGAGCCGTTCACGGTGGAGGAGGTCACGCTCGCCGCCCACCTCGCCCCGCAGGACGTGTCCGCCTACGGCCGGGTGATCCTCGACGTGCTCGCGGGCGACCCCACCCTCTCCATCCGCGGCGACGAGGCGGAGGAGTGCTGGCGCATCGTCGGCCCGATCCTCGACGCGTGGCGCACCGGCGTCCCCGGGCTCCGGGACTACACCGCCGGCTCCGACGGGCCCGTCAGCCCGGGGTGGCCGCCGCCAGCGCGATGA
- a CDS encoding metallophosphoesterase, producing MGPGPGARRGGLTSGPAVLTRRERRLRRALIAVSMLAALALLVVAAVVVYWRIYLLGPSGDPFSRGPYVVRVDGDRAEMRWRAGGDPDVTIVAVDPAGRQVTARDGVLEGLAPGVRHVWTASIDGVGRASGSFATAPRDPDAPVRIAALADYGQGGDEQWAVARTIAAGQPDLVLTAGDNSYLTAAEVLLDRNVFRPMRDVMRVAPVYVGLGDHEAAPPGDGAIRDVFDLPPGGRYVVAHGPVQAVVLGDTVGAEGLAFAREALARPGFRHRFVVVHRPPQPGDPLLPVARAAGVDAVISGHLHRYERRVVDGVRAFTVGTGGGPIGADEFTRPTRGAQLSLTDFGHLRIDVAGDRVAYRFVDLTGRVLDRAGG from the coding sequence GTGGGACCTGGACCGGGCGCTCGGAGGGGAGGGCTGACCTCCGGACCGGCGGTCCTGACACGCCGCGAGCGGCGTCTGCGCCGCGCCCTGATCGCGGTGTCGATGCTGGCCGCGCTGGCGCTGCTCGTCGTCGCGGCGGTCGTCGTCTACTGGCGCATCTACCTGCTGGGGCCCTCGGGCGACCCCTTCTCGCGCGGGCCGTACGTCGTCCGCGTCGACGGGGACCGCGCCGAGATGCGCTGGCGCGCCGGCGGCGACCCCGACGTGACGATCGTGGCGGTCGACCCCGCCGGGCGGCAGGTGACGGCCCGCGACGGCGTGCTCGAGGGCCTCGCCCCCGGGGTGCGGCACGTGTGGACCGCGTCGATCGACGGCGTCGGGCGGGCGTCGGGGTCGTTCGCGACGGCGCCGCGCGACCCGGACGCGCCGGTCCGCATCGCGGCGCTCGCCGACTACGGCCAGGGTGGCGACGAGCAGTGGGCCGTCGCCCGGACCATCGCGGCGGGGCAGCCCGACCTGGTGCTCACCGCGGGCGACAACAGCTACCTGACGGCGGCGGAGGTGCTGCTCGACCGCAACGTCTTCCGGCCCATGCGCGACGTCATGCGGGTCGCGCCCGTCTACGTGGGCCTCGGCGACCACGAGGCCGCGCCGCCGGGCGACGGCGCGATCCGCGACGTCTTCGACCTGCCGCCCGGCGGCCGGTACGTGGTCGCGCACGGCCCGGTGCAGGCGGTGGTGCTGGGCGACACCGTCGGCGCGGAGGGCCTCGCCTTCGCGCGGGAGGCGCTCGCGCGCCCCGGGTTCCGCCACCGGTTCGTGGTCGTCCACCGGCCGCCCCAGCCGGGTGACCCGCTGCTGCCCGTCGCGCGGGCGGCGGGCGTCGACGCCGTCATCTCCGGCCACCTGCACCGGTACGAGCGGCGGGTCGTGGACGGCGTGCGGGCGTTCACGGTCGGCACCGGCGGGGGCCCGATCGGGGCGGACGAGTTCACGCGCCCGACCCGTGGCGCGCAGCTCTCCCTCACCGACTTCGGCCACCTGCGCATCGACGTCGCGGGCGACCGCGTGGCGTACCGGTTCGTGGACCTGACGGGGCGCGTGCTGGACCGCGCCGGCGGATGA
- a CDS encoding glycoside hydrolase family 15 protein: MTRGSASPAHDHARVTDEPGWGEPHEPRYRPIESYGLIGDLRTAALVGRDGAIDWFCPGRFDAPSLFAAVLDAGIGGSFRVAPVVPCPSKQLYLPDTAILLTRFFTPAGVAEVTDFMPVGAEPCALVRRVDVVRGSVDFRMACRPGFDYARRSHRVALDDPRTARFTADGGRVTELSSRHPMEVDGTAATARFRLAAGESTWFVLHPAGAAGAWRDASVADALAATRDFWRRWLAHSHYDGRWREMVQRSAITLKLCTYAPTGAMVAAPTCSLPEAIGGNRNWDYRYAWLRDSAFTAFAFQRLGFDDEAQRFAGWLEERCRETDPGDPRLQIVYAVDGGRDLTERELPHLEGYRGSAPVRIGNGAHGQLQLDVYGELMDAVYLSNKVEPISWDLWTSLRRLLDWLADNWQQPDEGIWEVRGGRRHFVYSRLMCWVAFERAMRMQSQRGLPGDTARWRSVRDRIYEEIMERGWSEERQSFVQYYDGTVLDASNLLMPLVKFIGPRDPRMLATLDATQRDLVSDSLVYRYDPQTASDDGLGRTAEGSFSLCSFWLVECLTRAGRLEEARLVFEKMLTYANGIGLFAEQVGDSGESLGNFPQAFTHLGLISAAWDLDRALGGEG, from the coding sequence ATGACCCGTGGATCCGCGTCCCCCGCCCACGACCACGCGCGGGTCACCGACGAGCCCGGGTGGGGCGAGCCGCACGAGCCCCGGTACCGGCCGATCGAGAGCTACGGCCTGATCGGCGACCTGCGCACCGCGGCGCTCGTCGGCCGGGACGGGGCGATCGACTGGTTCTGCCCCGGGCGGTTCGACGCCCCGAGCCTCTTCGCGGCGGTGCTCGACGCCGGCATCGGGGGGAGCTTCCGGGTGGCGCCCGTCGTGCCGTGCCCGTCGAAGCAGCTCTACCTGCCGGACACGGCGATCCTGCTGACGCGGTTCTTCACGCCGGCGGGCGTCGCCGAGGTCACCGACTTCATGCCGGTCGGCGCGGAGCCGTGCGCGCTGGTGCGGCGCGTCGACGTGGTCCGCGGGTCCGTCGACTTCCGCATGGCGTGCCGGCCCGGGTTCGACTACGCCCGCCGGTCGCACCGCGTCGCGCTCGACGACCCCCGGACGGCGCGCTTCACCGCCGACGGTGGCCGCGTCACCGAGCTCTCGTCACGCCACCCGATGGAGGTCGACGGGACCGCGGCGACCGCGCGGTTCCGCCTCGCGGCGGGTGAGAGCACGTGGTTCGTGCTGCACCCCGCGGGCGCCGCCGGCGCGTGGCGCGACGCGTCCGTCGCGGACGCGCTCGCCGCCACCCGCGACTTCTGGCGGCGGTGGCTCGCGCACTCCCACTACGACGGCCGCTGGCGCGAGATGGTCCAGCGGTCCGCGATCACCCTGAAGCTCTGCACCTACGCGCCGACGGGGGCGATGGTGGCCGCCCCCACCTGCAGCCTCCCCGAGGCGATCGGCGGCAACCGCAACTGGGACTACCGCTACGCCTGGCTCCGCGACTCCGCGTTCACGGCGTTCGCCTTCCAGCGGCTCGGGTTCGACGACGAGGCCCAGCGCTTCGCGGGGTGGCTGGAGGAGCGCTGCCGGGAGACGGATCCCGGCGACCCCCGCCTCCAGATCGTCTACGCCGTCGACGGCGGCCGCGACCTGACCGAGCGGGAGCTGCCCCACCTCGAGGGCTACCGCGGGTCGGCGCCGGTGCGGATCGGCAACGGCGCGCACGGCCAGCTCCAGCTCGACGTGTACGGCGAGCTGATGGACGCCGTCTACCTGTCGAACAAGGTCGAGCCGATCAGCTGGGACCTGTGGACCAGCCTGCGGCGCCTCCTCGACTGGCTCGCCGACAACTGGCAGCAGCCCGACGAGGGCATCTGGGAGGTCCGCGGCGGCCGGCGCCACTTCGTCTACTCGCGGCTGATGTGCTGGGTCGCGTTCGAGCGGGCGATGCGGATGCAGTCGCAGCGGGGCCTGCCGGGCGACACGGCGCGGTGGCGCTCCGTCCGCGACCGCATCTACGAGGAGATCATGGAGCGCGGCTGGAGCGAGGAGCGCCAGTCGTTCGTCCAGTACTACGACGGCACCGTCCTCGACGCCAGCAACCTGCTGATGCCGCTCGTGAAGTTCATCGGCCCCCGCGACCCCCGCATGCTCGCGACGCTCGACGCGACCCAGCGCGACCTCGTGTCCGACAGCCTCGTCTACCGGTACGACCCGCAGACGGCGTCCGACGACGGCCTGGGGCGCACCGCCGAGGGGTCGTTCTCGCTCTGCTCGTTCTGGCTCGTCGAGTGCCTGACGCGGGCGGGGCGCCTCGAGGAGGCGCGCCTCGTCTTCGAGAAGATGCTGACGTACGCGAACGGGATCGGCCTGTTCGCCGAGCAGGTCGGCGACAGCGGCGAGTCGCTCGGGAACTTCCCCCAGGCGTTCACCCACCTCGGGCTGATCTCGGCCGCGTGGGACCTGGACCGGGCGCTCGGAGGGGAGGGCTGA
- a CDS encoding prepilin-type N-terminal cleavage/methylation domain-containing protein, with protein MTSRKRLRQAGFSYIEVLVGIVILAIVAGGIAQGLAQTSSALGTSKVETTANKLAAAALDRAHRMPYEDVGITGGSPPGVIAATTNTVVGSVTYTVDTEVDYVDDPALGQPQTYVNYKKVTVTVTPKTNRARPTTVTTLVAPPAIGSIAGKSTIIVKVIDALTDEPVAGAPVTADLSTSPAQTRSTGADGKVVFAGLEPSAIPLNDPKYNYRLTIGLPAPWVTHPDSVPSIAKQHLTASQTWTTTLKVFKRSTINVNLRDAATGQLITERSEVQVSTPGPDVLSESQVGTTGQFTYPTIAGKEIQPSASDFTVVAQADCYVNASQQRPVPTGYPANTTETFNFSMTRTPSGYLDVVVRTTANGNAPIAGAQVQVSGGQSNIAPRVRSTDANGAVRFCLPPSGTASYVVSAARAGYGAGSILANVAVGQTTPLTMYLAPSATTGTIRLSAGSSNKLVRLQAVSGTYDASQTTNSQSVVVSGQTYAGLADFTGLAAGNYMAYIATGFSGGTPTWSAGKLVSAAGNTVSYYRVP; from the coding sequence GTGACCTCACGGAAGAGACTGCGACAGGCCGGTTTCTCGTACATCGAGGTGCTGGTCGGCATCGTCATCCTGGCCATCGTCGCGGGGGGCATCGCGCAGGGCCTGGCGCAGACGAGCAGCGCCCTCGGGACGTCGAAGGTGGAGACGACCGCCAACAAGCTGGCCGCCGCCGCCCTCGACCGGGCGCACCGCATGCCGTACGAGGACGTCGGCATCACCGGCGGGTCCCCGCCGGGGGTGATCGCGGCGACGACCAACACCGTCGTCGGCAGCGTCACCTACACCGTCGACACCGAGGTCGACTACGTCGACGACCCGGCCCTCGGCCAGCCGCAGACGTACGTGAACTACAAGAAGGTCACGGTCACCGTCACGCCGAAGACGAACCGCGCCCGCCCGACGACGGTCACCACCCTCGTCGCGCCGCCGGCCATCGGCTCGATCGCCGGCAAGTCGACGATCATCGTGAAGGTCATCGACGCGCTCACCGACGAACCCGTCGCGGGGGCGCCGGTCACCGCCGACCTCAGCACGTCGCCGGCCCAGACCCGGTCGACCGGCGCCGACGGGAAGGTCGTGTTCGCCGGCCTCGAGCCGAGCGCGATCCCGCTGAACGACCCGAAGTACAACTACCGGCTGACGATCGGGCTCCCGGCCCCGTGGGTGACGCACCCCGACAGCGTCCCCTCCATCGCCAAGCAGCACCTCACGGCGTCGCAGACGTGGACGACGACGCTGAAGGTCTTCAAGCGCTCCACGATCAACGTGAACCTGCGCGACGCCGCGACCGGCCAGCTCATCACCGAGCGGTCGGAGGTGCAGGTCAGCACCCCCGGTCCCGACGTCCTCAGCGAGTCGCAGGTGGGGACCACCGGCCAGTTCACGTACCCGACGATCGCGGGCAAGGAGATCCAGCCGAGCGCGTCCGACTTCACCGTCGTGGCGCAGGCCGACTGCTACGTCAACGCGAGCCAGCAGCGCCCCGTCCCGACGGGGTACCCGGCGAACACCACCGAGACGTTCAACTTCTCGATGACCCGCACGCCGAGCGGCTACCTCGACGTGGTGGTGCGGACGACCGCGAACGGCAACGCCCCGATCGCGGGCGCCCAGGTGCAGGTCTCCGGCGGCCAGTCGAACATCGCCCCCCGGGTCCGCTCCACCGACGCGAACGGCGCGGTGCGGTTCTGCCTGCCGCCGTCGGGCACCGCGAGCTACGTCGTCTCGGCGGCCCGGGCGGGTTACGGGGCGGGGTCGATCCTCGCGAACGTCGCGGTCGGTCAGACGACGCCGCTGACCATGTACCTCGCGCCGTCGGCGACCACCGGCACGATCCGCCTGAGCGCCGGCTCGTCGAACAAGCTCGTCCGCCTGCAGGCCGTCTCGGGGACCTACGACGCCTCCCAGACGACCAACAGCCAGTCGGTGGTGGTGAGCGGCCAGACGTACGCCGGCCTCGCCGACTTCACCGGGCTCGCCGCCGGCAACTACATGGCGTACATCGCCACCGGCTTCTCGGGCGGCACGCCGACGTGGAGCGCCGGCAAGCTCGTCTCCGCCGCGGGCAACACCGTCTCCTACTACCGGGTCCCGTGA